A stretch of DNA from Brassica napus cultivar Da-Ae unplaced genomic scaffold, Da-Ae ScsIHWf_249;HRSCAF=419, whole genome shotgun sequence:
GATCCATGCTTCAGGAATACGTATCCTGccatcaaacaaacaaacacacattaGCTTTCCACTTAAGAGATTGACAATAAGTGAGCTTAGAATGAGctacacaaacaaataaaagtaaaaaagaaagagCACGAGTAAAAGCCAATTCAAGAACTCAAAAATGTCACCTGCGCCTGTTGGGGATTGATCCCGATCCCATCTGCAGACATGAATACAGATACATCAGCAATCTTGAGTATTGTTGACAAGAATAAATCACTGTTAGATCTTTAGGCAATAGAAAGCTTcagtttttaaactttatagACAGAGAAGTAGAGTTACAtgcaatgatatatatatatatatgatcccATATCTAAGAGAATTCTCCTGATTACACAAAACATATGAACATGAAACAGACAAAACTTGAAAAGGGAAATGGTGTTCATGAGCTTCTCGAATGTCCGGTTTGCACAAATCTCATGTATCCTCCAATTAATCAGGTGTGTGTGCGACTGTTCTACTCTTTCTCCGACACTCAACTTACTTTTGTGTAGTTAACGTTGACATCTAGGTTTGTTAATTTTCCCATAATGTCCCAATGGCCACACGTTATGTTCAAGCTGCAAACAACAAGTGCAGAACACGTGCGCCCTACATGCCGTTACGAGCTCGGCAACATAAGATGCTTGGCTCTCGAGAAGGTTGCGGAATCGTTGGAGGTTTCATGCCGGTACGAGCAGCACTGCAGGTTGAGTGTTCAGTGACCGGAGACATTCCATCCCTTGTTGAGCATCTCAAAGACGATCATAAAGTCGATATGCATAGTGGTTGCACTTTCAACCACCGTTAATGTCAAGTCTAATCCTCAAGAAGTTGAGAATGCTAcatggttttcttttttttttaattaaaaactagaTATGAGTTGGTAACTTATTAATGGTTTGTGAACCAACATATTCATCCCAAAGATAAACCCAAGAAAAATTCAAAGAttaataagtattaaaaaaGTTTGGGACTCACCtacagaaagagaaaaaaaaaaaaatagaaaaagaaaatggtaAATTGTGGAAGAGAATTTAAAAGAGGGAAACTgagaataatttgttttgattgGGGCAAAATAGATTATTCTCCCGAAATCCTGCGCAAAGAACAAACGTTtagttatttcctttttttttttatcacaaaatagtaaaattGAGTTATTTCCTTATATTTGTTGAGTGTCGGTTAATGAGGCGGGTTATAAATAGAGGTGGTGCAACGAGGTGATTAAAGCTATtacttgtttctttcttttttcttcccGAAAAAGCAACGAacaaaacgtgagagagagagagagagagagagagagcaatgaACACTTGTCGAATAGTTCTCCAACGCAGGTTCCTTCCCGTGAGCAACTCCAAGAAGGAAAAAGTAAGTTTcttcaaattagggttttgatccTTCTTTTTCTGAATCGAGTTTGTTGTACTgacttgtttgtttgttttttttttgttttgttcttaaaGTTTGACAGATTCATACCGAACAGAGCAGCCATGGATTTCGACTATGCTCACTTGGCTCTTatggaagaaagagaagaagaagaagaggtcaGTTCATCCAGAAAAGCTTATAGAAAGCAATTGGCTGAGACTATGGGTCTTAACCGAACTCGAATCCTCGCATTCACCAACAAACCACCTTCTTCTACTTCTCTTCACCATCAGCATCAGCATCAGCATGAGCCTCCTCGACGCATTCCTCAGCGTCCCGAGAGAACTTTGGATGCTCCTGGCCTTGTGGATGACTTCTATCTCAACGTTCTCGACTGGAGCAGTGCTAATGTCCTAGCCGTTGCCTTGGCCAACTCTGTTTGTCTCTGGGATGCTTCCACTGGCTCCGTGACTACGCTTGTCACGTATGGTGAAGACCAAGGACCTGTCACAAGTCTAAACTGGGCGCATGATGGTATCAACCTTGGAGTTGGGCTCAACAATGGTCAAGTTCACATTTGGGACTGTGTAACCAAGACTCTACTGAGAACATTGCAAGGCTTCCACCACACACGAGTTGGGTCCTTGGCCTGGAACACTCATATATTGACAACCGGAGGAATGGACGGACGTATCTTCAACAACGATGTGCGGTTCATGTCATACCCTGTGTCTACTTACAAGGGTCACACTCAAGAGGTCTGTGGGCTCAAGTGGTCAGCATCTGGTCAGCAACTAGCTAGCGGCGGAAACGACCGTCTAGTACATATATGGGATCGTTCTACTAGTACGCAGTGGCTGCACAGGCTCAGGGGGCATACATCTGCAGTTAAGGCTCTCGCTTGGTGTCCTTTCCAAAGCGATTTGCTTGCATctggcggtggtgcagaagataGGAAGATCAAGTTCTGGAACACTCGCACAGGGGCTTGCTTGAATTCGCTTGACACTGCTTCCCAAGTCTCTTCTCTCTTGTGGAGCAACAATCAAAGAGAGCTGCTTTGCTCACATGGGTCTCAGCTCACACTGTGGAAGTACCCGTCGATGGTGAAAATGGCTGAGCTCTCTGGTCATACGTCAAGAGTTCTATCTATGACCCAGAGTCCAGATGGTTGTACTGTAGTTTCAGCTGCAGGAGACGAGAATCTGTGCTTTTGGAATGTTTTTGGACTACCTCACACCACCGCCAAAAAAACTGTTCCAA
This window harbors:
- the LOC125601268 gene encoding cell division cycle 20.2, cofactor of APC complex-like, translating into MNTCRIVLQRRFLPVSNSKKEKFDRFIPNRAAMDFDYAHLALMEEREEEEEVSSSRKAYRKQLAETMGLNRTRILAFTNKPPSSTSLHHQHQHQHEPPRRIPQRPERTLDAPGLVDDFYLNVLDWSSANVLAVALANSVCLWDASTGSVTTLVTYGEDQGPVTSLNWAHDGINLGVGLNNGQVHIWDCVTKTLLRTLQGFHHTRVGSLAWNTHILTTGGMDGRIFNNDVRFMSYPVSTYKGHTQEVCGLKWSASGQQLASGGNDRLVHIWDRSTSTQWLHRLRGHTSAVKALAWCPFQSDLLASGGGAEDRKIKFWNTRTGACLNSLDTASQVSSLLWSNNQRELLCSHGSQLTLWKYPSMVKMAELSGHTSRVLSMTQSPDGCTVVSAAGDENLCFWNVFGLPHTTAKKTVPKAAHEPFSHVARIR